The Sporosarcina ureae genome includes a region encoding these proteins:
- a CDS encoding ABC-F family ATP-binding cassette domain-containing protein, translating into MLAVSNLSLRFGDRKLFEDVNIQFNPGNCYGLIGANGAGKSTFVKIVSGELEPQTGNVILGKDERLAVLKQNHFEYEEFVVMDLVIMGHKELYEVMKEKDAIYMKEDFSDEDGMRAAELEGEFAEMNGWEAESEASVLLQGLGVPESMHHATMAELDGSSKVKVLLAQALFGKPDVLLLDEPTNNLDLKAIQWLEEFLINFENTVVVVSHDRHFLNKVCTHIADLDFGKIQIYAGNYDFWYESSQLALKLSQESNKKKEEKVKELQAFIARFSANASKSKQATSRKKTLDKIELDDIKPSSRRYPFVNFTIGREIGNDVLTIKDVTKTVDGKTFIKDATFTLNKEDKVVLIGNPLAKSALLDMLAEETEPDTGVIKWGVTTTRAYFPMDNSKYFEGSEPTLVDWLRQYSPEDETETFLRGFLGRMLFSGEEVKKKPNVLSGGEKVRCMLSKMMLTSANVLLLDEPTNHLDLESIQALNNGLIAFKGAMIFTSHDHQFIQTIANRVIEINDDGTIFDKMMTYDEYLEWKGQKA; encoded by the coding sequence ATGTTAGCAGTTAGTAATTTAAGTCTTCGCTTCGGCGACCGCAAGCTATTCGAAGACGTCAATATACAGTTCAATCCAGGCAATTGCTATGGATTAATTGGAGCGAACGGCGCTGGTAAATCAACATTTGTTAAAATTGTTTCAGGTGAACTTGAACCCCAAACAGGTAATGTGATTCTCGGGAAAGATGAGCGTTTGGCTGTCCTGAAGCAGAACCACTTCGAGTATGAAGAATTCGTAGTAATGGATCTAGTCATCATGGGTCATAAAGAGCTATATGAAGTCATGAAAGAAAAAGACGCGATTTATATGAAGGAAGACTTCTCTGACGAAGACGGCATGCGTGCAGCTGAACTTGAAGGCGAATTCGCAGAGATGAACGGATGGGAAGCAGAATCTGAAGCTTCTGTACTCCTCCAAGGTCTTGGCGTTCCTGAAAGTATGCATCACGCTACAATGGCAGAGCTTGACGGATCAAGCAAAGTTAAAGTATTGCTTGCACAAGCGTTGTTCGGCAAACCAGACGTACTACTACTAGATGAGCCAACAAACAACTTGGATCTCAAAGCAATCCAGTGGCTTGAAGAATTCTTGATCAACTTTGAAAACACTGTCGTAGTCGTTTCTCACGACCGTCATTTCTTGAATAAGGTATGTACACATATCGCCGATCTCGACTTTGGTAAAATCCAGATCTACGCGGGTAACTATGACTTCTGGTACGAGTCAAGTCAATTGGCTTTGAAACTATCCCAAGAATCAAATAAGAAAAAAGAAGAAAAAGTAAAAGAATTACAAGCATTTATCGCACGTTTCAGTGCCAACGCATCAAAATCCAAACAAGCAACGTCTCGTAAAAAGACATTGGATAAAATCGAGTTGGATGATATCAAGCCTTCTTCACGCCGTTATCCATTCGTGAACTTTACAATTGGCCGCGAAATCGGTAACGATGTCTTGACGATCAAAGACGTCACAAAAACAGTCGACGGCAAAACATTTATCAAAGATGCAACCTTTACACTCAATAAAGAGGACAAAGTTGTATTAATCGGTAATCCACTTGCAAAATCTGCTTTACTAGATATGTTAGCTGAAGAAACTGAACCCGATACAGGAGTAATTAAATGGGGCGTGACAACAACTCGTGCCTACTTCCCTATGGATAACTCGAAGTATTTCGAAGGGTCTGAGCCGACGTTAGTCGATTGGCTTCGTCAATACTCTCCTGAAGATGAAACGGAAACATTCTTGCGTGGCTTCCTTGGGCGTATGTTGTTCTCAGGTGAAGAAGTCAAGAAAAAGCCGAACGTCTTATCAGGTGGAGAAAAAGTTCGCTGTATGTTATCGAAAATGATGCTAACAAGCGCAAACGTTCTGTTGCTTGACGAGCCAACAAACCACTTGGACTTGGAATCTATCCAAGCACTTAACAACGGATTGATCGCGTTCAAGGGCGCTATGATCTTCACATCTCATGACCATCAGTTCATCCAAACCATTGCTAATCGTGTAATCGAAATCAATGATGATGGAACAATCTTTGATAAGATGATGACGTACGATGAGTATTTGGAATGGAAAGGTCAAAAAGCTTAA
- a CDS encoding helix-turn-helix transcriptional regulator has translation MKSTFVIRQRAFLKLYMLNKAEEGNLYGLQMLDDLQDHFRDLGYRPTKSEVYKSLHDLLNDGLIVRHPIHKQGTEMQTLYIYRIGDQEKVKAYKDTIKFEIDRSISLLNRALQDNYSRKRQ, from the coding sequence GTGAAGAGTACTTTTGTAATTCGACAGAGAGCTTTTTTGAAGCTCTATATGCTCAACAAGGCAGAGGAAGGGAATTTGTATGGTTTACAGATGTTAGATGACCTTCAAGATCATTTTAGGGACCTCGGTTACCGTCCAACTAAGTCTGAAGTGTACAAGTCTCTCCATGATTTACTCAACGATGGACTGATTGTCAGACATCCAATCCACAAGCAGGGGACGGAGATGCAGACACTTTATATCTACCGTATAGGAGATCAGGAGAAAGTGAAGGCCTATAAAGATACTATAAAGTTCGAGATTGATCGATCCATTTCCTTACTGAACAGAGCACTACAAGATAATTATTCGCGAAAGAGACAATAA